One part of the Fusobacterium pseudoperiodonticum genome encodes these proteins:
- a CDS encoding riboflavin synthase subunit alpha produces MEILDKKSNRMSRANAGVSERSEFPDLQRILDFLSLRNLLSNELFFTFC; encoded by the coding sequence ATGGAAATTTTAGATAAAAAATCAAATAGAATGAGCCGAGCAAATGCAGGAGTGTCTGAACGAAGTGAGTTTCCTGATTTGCAGCGAATTCTTGATTTTTTATCGTTAAGAAATTTACTCAGTAACGAACTATTTTTTACTTTTTGTTAA